A window from Mya arenaria isolate MELC-2E11 chromosome 9, ASM2691426v1 encodes these proteins:
- the LOC128203467 gene encoding uncharacterized protein LOC128203467, producing the protein MVIKCSVIGCSNRKDREKDLQYYRIPAVIKNQGDECERLSTNRRRQWLAQLGQSFENKNIDNVRICSAHFVKGKRADLYDQLNPDWVPTINLRGCATPKPPVHNDSTTPSTSRYNRQKDRIQRRLDMSQFATAELTDTGPMDEDSETPCSSTQTDMNGQYIEEMKHDIEALQSQNQHLKSQLSDKFSEKDFEGNDEKVNHLTGLSSHETLMLVFEYLLPYLPSSLVITQFKMLIMTLMRLRLNLSVMFLAYEFGVSQATVSRVFTNVMDCMFARLHPMVHWPQREVLQKTMPMQFRKNFGKKVVSIIDCFEVFIEKPSNLQASAETYSS; encoded by the exons atggtAATTAAGTGTTCAGTAATTGGTTGTTCGAACAGAAAGGATCGCGAGAAAGACTTACAATACTACAGAATACCTGCAGTGATCAAAAATCAAGGTGATGAATGTGAGAGGCTATCTACAAATCGGAGACGACAGTGGTTAGCACAACTTGGGCAGagctttgaaaacaaaaacatagatAATGTCCGAATATGTTCAGCTCATTTTGTTAAAG GAAAGAGGGCAGACCTGTACGATCAGCTCAATCCGGACTGGGTTCCTACCATTAACCTCAGGGGATGTGCTACACCGAAACCACCAGTCCATAATGACAGCACAACTCCGTCTACCAGTCGTTACAATCGCCAGAAAGACAGAATACAGCGAAGATTAGATATGTCCCAGTTTGCCACAG CTGAGCTGACAGACACAGGCCCAATGGATGAAGATTCTGAGACTCCATGTTCTTCAACCCAAACAGACATGAACGGGCAGTACATAGAGGAAATGAAACATGATATTGAAGCACTCCAATCTCAAAATCAGCACTTGAAGTCTCAGCTATCAGACAAGTTCTCAGAGAAAGACTTTGAAGGGAATGATGAAAAGGTGAACCACTTGACCGGTTTGTCATCTCATGAAACTCTGATGTTGGTGTTTGAGTACCTCCTTCCCTATTTGCCATCTTCACTTGTTATAACACAGTTCAAGATGTTGATCATGACTCTTATGAGACTAAGACTCAACTTGTCAGTGATGTTCCTGGCATATGAATTTGGTGTTTCTCAGGCGACAGTGTCACGAGTGTTTACCAATGTAATGGACTGCATGTTTGCTAGACTACACCCAATGGTACATTGGCCTCAGCGAGAAGTGTTACAAAAGACAATGCCAATGCAGTTTCGAAAAAACTTTGGGAAGAAAGTTGTTTCCATTATAGACTGTTTTGAAGTGTTTATTGAAAAACCTTCTAATTTACAGGCTTCGGCAGAAACCTACAGCTCCTAA
- the LOC128203275 gene encoding uncharacterized protein LOC128203275 gives MNSRYGYNIRKTTKKNSSYKDGLESSDRIRYETKLDVIGGLDPYDSSLKWSTDVAILPSVTYPDIVNYLIFTPSRFKIDDLKAWKSLEAVNQLCFGWVRERGAIDTAGHIVVMTKVLHSQRLREKPLQPWVIAKPDGVVVAAHCNCMAGLGEACTHIAALLFSVMAAVEVRDSKSVTESKCWWIQPTATKAINYKEISEIDFTSKKSAARKVTSTSEMPEKTPTTRKASFPKASYSDLMSFCEKAQRLQKKPGLLSVIDPFADEFIPKADKLDLPEQLTKLRDPDLIGNDTTTVLLKCSEVTITCTAEQAANVEMETRQQSKSGLWFRFRAGRITASKMKAACETNPLKPSESLVKSICYPESSRFENIATKWGLSNENRARDQFVKHVSHEHEGMCISDCGFFISTDRPFLGASSDGILTCACCGSACVEVKCPYTIRDDIISESNCTCLEIKEGQLTLNREHSYFYQVQTQMGVCKMDVTYFVVWTSKDLFVETIPFDKNFYENICMKADNLFQIAILPELVAKVYTTLVVDKNDLNQSLCTPLLKSSENIQSPVKSDEKLYCVCNQVEFGKMIGCDNDDCEIEWFHYGCVNIESAPAGKWFCHVCRKLPQFKRRRLARH, from the exons ATGAACTCTAGGTATGGATACAACATcaggaaaacaacaaaaaaaaactctaGTTACAAGGATGGACTTGAATCTTCTGATAGAATACGGTATGAAACGAAGTTGGATGTAATTGGTGGACTTGACCCCTATGACAGCAGCTTGAAGTGGTCAACAGATGTTGCCATTCTTCCTTCTGTTACCTATCCAGACATTGTGAACTACCTGATATTCACTCCAAGTAGATTTAAGATTGATGATTTGAAAGCCTGGAAATCTTTAGAAGCTGTAAACCAATTGTGCTTTGGTTGGGTTCGAGAAAGAGGTGCCATAGACACAGCAGGGCATATCGTTGTGATGACAAAg GTCCTGCATTCACAGAGGCTGCGAGAAAAGCCGCTACAACCATGGGTCATCGCAAAGCCagatggtgttgttgttgctgcccATTGCAACTGCATGGCTGGTCTTGGCGAGGCGTGTACTCACATTGCAGCCCTATTGTTTTCTGTCATGGCTGCTGTGGAAGTAAGAGACTCTAAGTCTGTGACAGAAAGCAAATGCTGGTGGATACAGCCAACAGCTACAAAGGCGATCAACTATAAAGAAATAAGTGAGATTGACTTCACATCAAAGAAATCCGCAGCCCGGAAGGTGACATCAACATCTGAAATGCCAGAGAAAACACCAACCACACGAAAGGCAAGCTTTCCGAAAGCCTCATATTCAGACTTAATGTCATTTTGTGAGAAAGCCCAACGGTTGCAGAAAAAACCTGGCCTTCTCTCTGTCATTGATCCTTTTGCTGATGAGTTCATCCCAAAAGCAGACAAACTTGACTTGCCAGAACAGTTGACAAAACTTCGTGATCCCGACCTCATTGGCAATGACACTACAACTGTTCTTTTGAAATGTTCCGAGGTTACAATTACTTGCACGGCTGAGCAAGCTGCAAATGTGGAAATGGAGACACGGCAACAGTCAAAATCTGGACTTTGGTTTAGATTTAGAGCTGGTCGGATAACTGCTTCAAAAATGAAGGCTGCATGTGAAACCAACCCACTGAAGCCATCTGAAAGCCTTGTAAAGAGTATTTGCTACCCCGAAAGTAGCAGATTTGAAAACATTGCAACAAAGTGGGGTCTGAGTAATGAAAACAGAGCACGTGACCAGTTTGTAAAGCATGTGAGCCATGAGCACGAGGGAATGTGCATTTCAGACTGTGGTTTTTTCATCAGCACAGACAGGCCATTTCTTGGGGCGTCATCTGACGGAATTCTCACATGTGCGTGTTGCGGCTCTGCCTGTGTGGAAGTTAAATGCCCATATACAATAAGGGATGATATCATTTCAGAGAGCAATTGTACATGCCTTGAAATCAAAGAAGGCCAGTTGACACTAAACCGGGAACACAGCTATTTCTACCAGGTTCAGACACAAATGGGAGTGTGTAAAATGGATGTTACTTACTTTGTAGTGTGGACTAGTAAGGATTTGTTTGTTGAGACAATTCCATTTGACAAAAACttctatgaaaatatttgtatgaaagcTGACAATTTGTTCCAAATTGCTATACTGCCCGAGCTGGTAGCTAAAGTGTATACAACTCTGGTTGTTGACAAAAATGATCTAAACCAGTCTTTATGTACTCCTCTGCTCAAATCATCAGAAAACATCCAAAGCCCTGTCAAAAGTGATGAAAAACTTTATTGTGTGTGTAACCAGGTTGAGTTTGGTAAAATGATAGGTTGTGACAATGATGATTGTGAAATTGAGTGGTTTCATTATGGTTGTGTAAATATTGAAAGTGCTCCAGCTGGGAAATGGTTTTGCCATGTATGTAGGAAGCTGCCACAGTTTAAGCGCAGGCGTCTTGCTCGTCATTAA